The following proteins come from a genomic window of Leucoraja erinacea ecotype New England chromosome 1, Leri_hhj_1, whole genome shotgun sequence:
- the LOC129698488 gene encoding toll-like receptor 6, producing MSNTTSFIAWISIFKVGCSLCFPAENNIVINNSSSSLIVVPSNLRKQTEILDLSQNNISKIHIQDFASLQWLRSLNLSINRISNVANASFRFNRKLECLDLSRNELSNIECHFLNNITSLKYFDISSNRFLSLTLGKAFGFLNNLEYLGLGSREAIQLQKNDLKDISRNQLQEVSIGLKYLSEYELGTLLVLRTTKLHIVLPSAGTAALLNKVLHDAFTSADTLKLSNIDCSQTCDNYINVFKALGNVRISTLLLEDLTLSWLQFTSIIVPIWDTRIKNLSIINATLNSIRSSVIQHSDRVLETLIFRRIRSSAFYFNPPVYYDFFIKLKVVNLTISNSGMKFIACPEQGNHFKFIDLTDNSITSDFFFQDCKSLNLLETLILQQNELHQFYKLSTMTRYMKSLKNLDASQNQLTLDEKTNCLWTNSLKKLNLSSNRLTDLIFTCLPSNLEVLDVEKNNIYIVPQGVNNLEMLRELYLGSNKLVRLPECSNFRNLEILYVEGNSYQEPSSNFLQSCSRLTKLNAASNPFECTCDLRDFSRIKENTQVELVGWPESYQCIYPVNLRGTLLKDFYLSEVMCNPVLLMLIILGSMVVLAVVMGLTCHFLDLPWYLRMIYQWTQVKRRVMKTDRQQLHENCVYDAFVSYSDQDSGWVKEQLLPNLEERENPFRICLHERHFIPGKGIIQNIISCIEKSYKSIFILSPNFVQSEWCHYELYFAQHRVLSEQSNNLILVVLEPIPQYMIPSKYYKLKSLMAKKTYLEWPVDKSKQRLFWSTLQAAIGINITTETEETLL from the coding sequence ATGTCGAACACCACGTCCTTCATCGCTTGGATTTCTATTTTTAAAGTAGGTTGCAGTTTGTGTTTTCCTGCAGAAAACAACATTGTGATAAACAATTCATCTTCTTCACTGATAGTAGTTCCAAGCAACTTACGAAAACAGACTGAAATACTGGATTTATCACAAAACAACATCAGTAAGATCCATATCCAGGACTTTGCTTCTCTTCAATGGTTGAGAAGTTTAAACCTGTCCATCAATAGGATCAGCAATGTAGCGAATGCATCCTTCAGGTTTAATCGAAAGCTGGAGTGTTTAGACCTTTCCAGGAATGAACTTTCAAACATTGAATGCCATTTTTTGAATAATATTACATCTCTCAAATATTTTGATATTTCTTCTAATCGTTTTCTGAGCCTAACACTTGGGAAAGCATTTGGGTTCTTGAACAATCTGGAATATTTAGGGCTAGGCAGTAGGGAAGCAATACAGTTACAAAAAAATGATCTGAAAGACATATCAAGGAACCAGTTGCAAGAGGTTTCAATTGGATTAAAATATTTATCAGAATATGAGTTGGGTACTTTACTGGTTTTGAGAACAACAAAACTCCACATAGTTTTGCCATCTGCTGGCACAGCAGCTTTACTTAACAAAGTGTTGCATGATGCCTTCACATCTGCTGATACTTTGAAATTATCAAACATTGATTGCTCACAAACATGCGACAATTATATAAATGTCTTTAAAGCACTGGGAAATGTAAGGATTAGCACGTTGTTGTTGGAAGATCTAACACTGTCATGGCTACAATTCACCAGCATAATTGTGCCTATTTGGGATACAAGGATTAAAAATCTAAGCATTATAAATGCAACATTGAATAGTATAAGATCTTCTGTAATTCAGCACTCAGACAGAGTACTGGAAACACTGATTTTCAGAAGAATTAGAAGCTCTGCATTCTACTTCAACCCACCAGTTTATTACGACTTCTTTATCAAATTAAAGGTTGTAAATCTTACCATTTCTAATTCAGGCATGAAATTCATTGCTTGTCCAGAGCAAGGAAATCATTTTAAGTTCATAGACCTTACAGATAATTCAATtaccagtgattttttttttcaagattGCAAATCCCTGAATTTGTTGGAGACTCTTATTTTGCAGCAGAACGAGTTGCATCAATTTTACAAATTGAGTACCATGACGCGATATATGAAATCGCTTAAAAATTTGGATGCGAGTCAAAACCAACTTACTCTTGATGAGAAGACAAATTGTCTTTGGACTAACAGCTTGAAAAAACTGAACCTGTCTTCAAACAGACTGACAGATTTGATTTTTACATGTTTACCCAGTAACCTCGAAGTCCTTGAtgtggagaaaaataatatttatattgTGCCCCAAGGGGTAAACAACCTGGAAATGCTGAGGGAATTATACCTTGGCTCTAATAAACTGGTTAGACTTCCTGAATGCAGCAACTTTAGAAATCTTGAGATTTTGTACGTCGAAGGAAACTCATATCAAGAACCTTCCAGTAATTTCCTTCAATCTTGTTCAAGGCTgacaaaactaaatgctgcctcaaaTCCATTTGAATGTACCTGTGATCTAAGAGATTTCAGCCGGATTAAGGAAAATACCCAAGTAGAGTTGGTGGGTTGGCCGGAGTCATATCAGTGCATCTACCCAGTGAATCTCAGAGGAACTCTTTTGAAAGATTTTTATTTATCAGAAGTGATGTGCAACCCAGTTCTCTTAATGCTGATTATACTGGGTAGCATGGTTGTATTAGCAGTTGTAATGGGATTGACATGTCATTTTTTGGATTTGCCTTGGTATTTGAGGATGATTTATCAATGGACGCAGGTGAAACGAAGGGTGATGAAGACTGACCGCCAGCAATTACATGAAAATTGTGTCTATGATGCTTTTGTGTCCTATAGTGACCAGGATTCTGGGTGGGTTAAAGAACAACTATTGCCAAACCTGGAAGAGAGAGAAAACCCATTTCGGATCTGTCTCCATGAAAGACATTTTATTCCCGGCAAAGGCATTATTCAAAATATAATCAGTTGTATAGAGAAGAGTTACAAGTCAATATTTATTTTATCACCCAACTTTGTTCAGAGCGAATGGTGTCAttatgaactttattttgcccagCACCGGGTACTAAGTGAACAGTCTAACAACTTGATATTGGTTGTTTTAGAACCAATCCCTCAATACATGATCCCATCCAAATATTATAAACTAAAATCACTTATGGCAAAGAAGACATACTTAGAATGGCCTGTGGACAAAAGCAAACAGAGACTATTCTGGTCCACTTTACAGGCAGCAATAGGAATAAATATAACAACTGAAACTGAGGAAACGTTACTGTGA